The window GCCGGCCCGCGGGCGCAGCACGCCCTGCAACCGGCCCGCACGCCCGCCGAGGGGAACCACATGGCACCAGAACCACCCCTGCTCAGCATGTCCGGGATCACCAAGTCGTTCCCCGGCGTCCGCGCCCTGGACGGCGTCGACCTCGACGTCCAGGCCGGTGAAGTGCACTGCCTGCTCGGCCAGAACGGCGCCGGAAAGTCCACCCTGATCAAGGTGCTGGCCGGTGCCCACCAGCCCGACGGCGGCACCATCCACTGGCGCGGCGAGCCGGTCACCCTGCGCTCGCCCATCGCCGCCATGCGGCTCGGCATCGCCACCATCTACCAGGAACTCGACCTGGTGGAGCACCTGTCGGTGGCGGAGAACGTCCACCTCGGCCACGAGCCGACGGCCGCCGGCTTCGTCGTACGGGCGAAGACCGCGCGGACGTCGACGGGCGCCCTCCTCAAGCGGCTCGGTCACCCGGAGATCGATCCGGCCCGGCTGGTCGGGGAGTTGTCGGCCGCCCAGCAGCAGATCGTGTCGATGGCACGCGCCCTCTCGCACGACGTACGGCTCATCGTCATGGACGAGCCGTCCGCCGCGCTCGACCCCGACGAGGTGGACAACCTCTTCCGGATCGTGGGGGACCTCACCGCCGACGGGGTCGCCGTCGTCTACATCTCGCACCGGCTGGCGGAGATCCGGCGCATCGGCGACCGGGTGACCGTGCTCAAGGACGGGCGGGCGGTCGCGGGGGGACTGCCCGCCAAGACCACCCCGACCCGGGACGTCGTCGCCCTGATGACCGGCCGCAACGTCGAGTACGCCTTCCCCGGGCGTCCCGCGCACACCCCCGACGCCCCGCCGGTCCTCGAGGTCCGGGGCCTGGCTCGCGAGGGCGAGTTCGCGCCGCTCGACCTCGACCTGCGGCCGGGGGAGATCGTCGGGCTCGCCGGACTGGTCGGCTCCGGGCGCTCGGAGATCCTGGAGACCATCTACGGCGCGCGCAGGCCCACGGCGGGCCAAGTCAGTGTGGAGGGGCGGACGTTGCGCCCCGGAAGTGT of the Streptomyces sp. 1222.5 genome contains:
- a CDS encoding sugar ABC transporter ATP-binding protein, translating into MAPEPPLLSMSGITKSFPGVRALDGVDLDVQAGEVHCLLGQNGAGKSTLIKVLAGAHQPDGGTIHWRGEPVTLRSPIAAMRLGIATIYQELDLVEHLSVAENVHLGHEPTAAGFVVRAKTARTSTGALLKRLGHPEIDPARLVGELSAAQQQIVSMARALSHDVRLIVMDEPSAALDPDEVDNLFRIVGDLTADGVAVVYISHRLAEIRRIGDRVTVLKDGRAVAGGLPAKTTPTRDVVALMTGRNVEYAFPGRPAHTPDAPPVLEVRGLAREGEFAPLDLDLRPGEIVGLAGLVGSGRSEILETIYGARRPTAGQVSVEGRTLRPGSVRSAVRAGLGLAPEERKAQALLMLESVTRNVSVSSLARFARAGWVDRRAERGAARAAVRELSLRPDNPEVPVRTLSGGNQQKAVLARWLLRGCRVLLLDEPTRGVDVGARAELYAVVRRLADQGLAVLLVSSEVPEVLGLADRVLVLREGRVVHTAPARELDEHRVLDLVMEGSPAS